A single Brucella intermedia LMG 3301 DNA region contains:
- a CDS encoding transporter substrate-binding domain-containing protein → MKRHLPRLLIALASACGIHSAQASDAEPQAPSFINQRERLPLPSLQALTRLRFITTVDFPPFNMLGDRGQLSGYNIDLAKALCRQLGVDDLCQIEAVPWNELEERLLSGQAEAILAGWKPTEANREQFAYSRSYMRLPARFATTNAGAFNDDPVTATKGKDVGVIAGTAHEQLLKSYFPDAVAKPYPDEPSMLSDLRSGKIGTVFHDGMSLSVWLNSPEGHACCAFAAGPYLAPQYLGTGLSIAVVQKNASLVSAFDNALQALQQKGTLTELYLRYFPNSFY, encoded by the coding sequence ATGAAACGCCACCTTCCAAGACTGCTGATCGCGCTGGCATCCGCATGTGGTATTCATAGCGCTCAGGCTTCCGACGCAGAGCCCCAGGCTCCGTCCTTTATCAACCAGAGGGAGCGCCTGCCCTTGCCGTCCCTGCAAGCGCTCACACGGTTGAGGTTCATTACAACCGTGGACTTTCCACCGTTCAATATGCTCGGCGATCGGGGGCAGCTTTCCGGCTATAATATCGACCTTGCCAAGGCCCTTTGCCGTCAATTGGGCGTCGACGACCTATGTCAGATCGAAGCTGTCCCATGGAATGAGCTGGAAGAGCGCCTGCTCAGCGGACAGGCTGAAGCCATACTGGCGGGATGGAAGCCTACCGAAGCAAACCGGGAACAATTTGCCTATTCACGGTCCTATATGCGGCTACCTGCGCGTTTTGCGACGACCAATGCCGGCGCCTTTAACGATGATCCGGTGACGGCCACGAAGGGCAAGGACGTCGGCGTCATTGCAGGTACCGCCCATGAACAATTGTTGAAAAGCTATTTTCCCGACGCAGTCGCAAAACCTTACCCTGATGAACCGAGCATGCTCTCCGATCTCAGGAGCGGCAAGATCGGCACCGTCTTTCACGATGGCATGTCGCTTTCCGTATGGCTTAACAGTCCCGAGGGCCATGCATGCTGCGCCTTCGCAGCCGGTCCCTATCTGGCACCCCAGTATCTTGGCACCGGGCTCAGCATTGCCGTTGTCCAGAAAAACGCTTCCCTTGTCAGCGCCTTCGATAATGCACTGCAAGCCTTGCAGCAGAAGGGCACGCTGACGGAGCTTTACCTGCGCTATTTCCCGAACAGCTTTTACTGA
- a CDS encoding glycosyltransferase family 2 protein translates to MSSVSTAFDLEICSAISARLEQCGVAREALLGAYSAAARHGTSFCVELVQRGEVAESVLYAAIADLLTLEFTNEALPSRIFVSGEEKPSAFIDVGQVMVLGADGSSYLYIAPSENRIRTLRDYVLATPKLKNRIRICTPTLLKQVMRQRHQKDLIARAYEMTPQSLSASRVLDTPQAFIIAMAVYALFACMFNWPATTLLVLHVALSLFFFGCVMIRLFAAVAGRRLKFLEIRKSRPRDLPIYSVLVPLYREQEVIGQLVTSLKRLNWPASKLDIKLVCEKDDFDTIAAIRRVGLPSNFELVLVPSGGPKTKPKALNYALQFARGEIVAVFDAEDRPHPDQLLEAWQTFQVEGDKLACVQAPLIIGNFRHNLLTRMFAFEYAALFRGLLPWLASRGHVIPLGGTSNHFRRSCLEEVGGWDAYNVTEDADLGVRLARFGYRIGVITRGTIEDAPVNYDVWRKQRTRWLKGWMQTWLVHGRQPHNTWRELGWFRYSVNQVYTLGIIGSALLHPLMLAMFAFLLIGMLFGPLTTHSIWLLGIDVTNILLAYLSFYLLGARTMEPTELGGYAYLFSIPVYWVLISIAAWRALWQLVHVPHLWEKTPHQPSLFYISTDDEVRNVEPRPMID, encoded by the coding sequence ATGAGTAGTGTATCGACTGCGTTCGATCTGGAGATATGCAGCGCCATATCAGCCAGACTGGAACAATGCGGCGTAGCGAGAGAGGCGTTGCTTGGGGCATATAGTGCTGCTGCTCGCCACGGAACGTCGTTTTGCGTGGAGCTGGTTCAGCGGGGTGAAGTTGCGGAGTCGGTCCTTTATGCAGCTATCGCTGATCTTTTGACATTGGAGTTCACAAACGAAGCCTTGCCGTCCCGTATTTTCGTATCGGGCGAAGAAAAGCCGTCGGCCTTCATCGATGTGGGGCAGGTTATGGTGCTCGGCGCAGATGGAAGCAGCTATCTCTATATAGCGCCTTCGGAAAATCGCATCCGAACGCTTCGGGACTATGTGCTTGCGACACCGAAGTTGAAGAACCGGATACGGATTTGCACGCCGACGCTCCTGAAACAGGTCATGCGGCAGCGGCATCAAAAGGATCTGATCGCCAGAGCCTATGAAATGACACCGCAATCGCTGTCCGCCTCGCGCGTTCTCGATACGCCGCAGGCATTTATCATCGCCATGGCGGTTTACGCGCTTTTCGCCTGCATGTTCAATTGGCCCGCGACCACTCTCCTTGTTCTCCATGTAGCGCTGTCATTATTCTTCTTCGGCTGCGTGATGATCCGTCTGTTCGCAGCGGTTGCCGGACGGCGGCTGAAGTTTCTGGAGATCAGGAAAAGCAGGCCGCGCGATCTGCCGATCTATTCCGTGCTGGTCCCGCTATATCGGGAACAGGAGGTTATAGGCCAGCTTGTAACGAGCTTGAAACGCCTGAACTGGCCGGCCAGCAAGCTCGATATCAAGCTTGTCTGCGAGAAGGACGATTTCGATACGATCGCCGCGATACGTCGTGTGGGGCTGCCATCGAATTTTGAACTGGTTCTCGTGCCGTCCGGCGGGCCCAAGACGAAACCGAAGGCGTTGAATTATGCATTGCAGTTTGCCCGAGGGGAGATCGTCGCGGTCTTCGATGCCGAGGACCGGCCTCACCCTGACCAGTTGCTTGAAGCATGGCAGACCTTTCAGGTCGAAGGCGACAAGCTGGCCTGCGTGCAGGCGCCGCTCATCATCGGGAATTTTCGCCACAATCTGCTGACGCGAATGTTCGCCTTTGAATATGCAGCACTTTTCCGCGGGCTGCTGCCTTGGCTGGCTTCCCGGGGGCACGTTATTCCCCTCGGAGGAACCTCCAATCATTTTCGGCGGTCCTGTCTGGAGGAGGTTGGCGGCTGGGACGCCTACAACGTCACGGAAGATGCCGATCTCGGCGTGAGGCTTGCTCGTTTCGGGTACCGTATCGGTGTCATCACCCGTGGCACGATTGAAGATGCGCCCGTAAACTATGACGTCTGGCGCAAGCAGCGGACACGCTGGCTCAAGGGCTGGATGCAGACATGGCTCGTCCATGGACGCCAGCCGCACAATACCTGGCGCGAGCTTGGCTGGTTCAGGTATTCCGTCAATCAGGTCTATACCCTGGGAATAATAGGTTCGGCGCTTCTGCATCCTCTGATGCTCGCCATGTTCGCCTTCCTGCTCATCGGAATGCTGTTCGGGCCGCTGACGACACACAGTATCTGGCTGTTGGGGATCGATGTGACGAACATTCTGCTGGCCTATCTGAGTTTCTACCTTCTGGGGGCAAGAACGATGGAACCAACGGAACTGGGAGGGTATGCGTACCTGTTCTCGATCCCGGTATATTGGGTGCTGATCTCAATTGCGGCCTGGCGCGCGCTATGGCAGCTGGTGCATGTGCCGCATCTTTGGGAAAAGACACCGCACCAGCCAAGCCTGTTTTACATCTCCACCGATGACGAGGTGAGGAATGTGGAGCCGCGTCCGATGATTGATTGA
- the ppk2 gene encoding polyphosphate kinase 2: MGDSSKTANKKKDKKDEAKSGDKPIKLKIGGETRTFDINDPKLPKWIDDNALRSGGYPYPSKMKSEEYEETLERLQIELVKLQYWLQDTGGRVISVFEGRDAAGKGGTIFTIREFMNPRTARNVALPKPTETEQGQWYFQRYVAHFPTAGEFVTFDRSWYNRAGVERVMGFCTPAQLETFLTETPDFERMIVTDGIHLFKFWLDIGQEMQLKRFHERRHSPLKNWKFSPMDVAGISRWNDYSDALHTMLERTDTGYAPWTIIRSNDKRRARLAAIRRILLTLPYEGRDLQAIGAEDQSIIGRGSTFLTSSSVEM, translated from the coding sequence GTGGGTGACAGTTCGAAGACAGCTAACAAAAAGAAAGACAAAAAAGACGAGGCAAAATCAGGCGACAAGCCAATCAAGCTCAAAATTGGAGGCGAGACGCGGACGTTCGACATAAACGATCCGAAGCTGCCGAAATGGATCGACGACAATGCGTTGCGCTCAGGCGGATATCCCTATCCGTCGAAGATGAAGTCGGAAGAATATGAGGAAACGCTGGAGCGGCTTCAGATCGAACTCGTCAAACTTCAATATTGGCTTCAGGATACTGGGGGGCGTGTCATCAGCGTCTTTGAAGGCCGGGACGCTGCCGGCAAGGGCGGAACCATCTTTACAATCCGCGAGTTCATGAACCCCAGAACCGCGCGTAACGTCGCCTTGCCCAAGCCAACCGAAACGGAACAGGGCCAATGGTATTTCCAGCGTTACGTCGCGCATTTCCCAACGGCTGGCGAGTTCGTCACGTTTGATCGTTCATGGTACAATCGGGCGGGCGTGGAACGCGTCATGGGGTTCTGCACCCCGGCGCAGCTCGAAACCTTCCTGACCGAAACGCCCGATTTCGAGCGCATGATCGTGACGGATGGCATCCATCTTTTCAAATTCTGGCTGGATATCGGCCAGGAAATGCAGCTCAAGCGCTTTCACGAGCGGCGCCACAGCCCTCTCAAGAACTGGAAGTTCTCGCCGATGGACGTGGCCGGCATTTCTCGCTGGAATGATTATTCCGACGCATTGCACACCATGCTCGAAAGGACGGATACGGGCTACGCGCCCTGGACCATCATCCGTTCGAATGACAAGAGACGCGCCAGACTGGCAGCAATCCGGCGCATCCTTTTGACACTGCCCTATGAGGGAAGAGACCTTCAGGCCATCGGGGCCGAGGATCAATCAATCATCGGACGCGGCTCCACATTCCTCACCTCGTCATCGGTGGAGATGTAA
- a CDS encoding ATP-binding protein encodes MSEAGNHTGPEPEAEKSIFEPLLRVKGVVIASMVLAVCVLALDLPFWFRAGLLALVVLGAVWLASEVASSEPDEVPIKNIAPNEMAGVSGERLADLLTDPMVVFDHGGTVLFTNSAAIEAFQSLKTGTALYLRFRAPEMHALIQGVIADGEARSIEYFERVPIDRWFKAMVKALPGKDGRPELFVLLFRDQSETRRIDRMRSDFIANASHELRTPLASLRGFIETLQGPARNDAAARDRFLDIMQKQAERMSRLIDDLLSLSRLEMRAHLTVNECVDMTSILNHVADTLAPLAAGLDINIERVLPDHPVMVTGARDELIQVFQNLVENACKYGQAGKRVIVKLDEDDSGSSPEVVASIQDFGPGIAAEHLPRLTERFYRIDVETSRAQKGTGLGLAIVKHILARHRGRLVVRSQLGEGSTFTVRLPKRAA; translated from the coding sequence ATGAGCGAGGCAGGCAATCACACCGGTCCAGAACCTGAAGCGGAGAAGTCGATTTTCGAACCGCTTCTTCGGGTCAAGGGTGTCGTGATCGCCAGCATGGTTCTCGCCGTCTGCGTGCTGGCTCTCGATCTTCCCTTCTGGTTTCGCGCTGGTCTGCTGGCCCTGGTCGTGCTCGGCGCCGTCTGGCTCGCAAGCGAAGTTGCAAGCAGTGAGCCGGATGAAGTGCCGATAAAGAATATAGCGCCCAACGAAATGGCGGGAGTGTCCGGCGAGCGCCTGGCAGACCTTCTGACCGATCCAATGGTTGTCTTCGATCATGGCGGCACGGTGTTGTTCACCAATTCAGCGGCTATCGAAGCATTTCAGTCTCTGAAGACGGGCACAGCGCTCTATCTGCGGTTTCGGGCACCGGAAATGCACGCACTGATTCAAGGGGTAATCGCCGATGGCGAAGCACGCAGCATAGAATATTTCGAGCGCGTCCCGATCGATCGCTGGTTCAAGGCCATGGTCAAGGCGTTGCCGGGCAAGGACGGCAGACCCGAACTTTTTGTCCTGCTGTTTCGCGACCAAAGCGAAACACGGCGCATCGACCGCATGCGCTCGGATTTCATCGCGAATGCGAGCCACGAGTTGCGCACGCCGCTCGCTTCGCTGCGCGGATTTATCGAAACGCTGCAGGGGCCAGCGCGAAATGACGCGGCTGCCCGTGATCGCTTTCTGGATATAATGCAGAAACAGGCCGAACGCATGTCGCGCCTGATCGATGATCTATTGTCTTTGTCGCGGCTGGAAATGCGGGCCCATCTGACCGTCAATGAATGCGTCGACATGACTTCCATTCTCAATCACGTTGCCGACACGCTGGCGCCGCTGGCCGCAGGCCTCGATATCAATATCGAGCGGGTATTGCCGGATCATCCTGTCATGGTCACCGGGGCGCGTGACGAGCTTATCCAGGTTTTTCAGAATCTCGTGGAGAATGCCTGCAAATATGGACAGGCTGGCAAGCGCGTCATCGTCAAACTGGATGAAGACGATAGCGGCAGTTCTCCGGAGGTCGTGGCGTCCATTCAAGATTTTGGTCCGGGTATCGCGGCCGAGCATCTGCCGCGCCTGACGGAACGGTTCTATCGGATCGACGTGGAAACGAGCCGGGCTCAGAAGGGCACAGGTCTTGGCCTTGCCATCGTCAAACATATTCTCGCCCGTCACCGCGGACGTCTGGTCGTTCGCTCACAACTGGGCGAAGGCTCGACATTTACCGTACGGCTGCCGAAACGTGCGGCATAG
- a CDS encoding GNAT family N-acetyltransferase yields the protein MTEVRQTDGTPLLFLPLSITRICGSRVLSFIDEGVSDYNAPIVFPAATQLSHDAAMRVLAAVLASVPSHDVVALCKMPERVEGLINPLWSVTDRVSGASTHTMSLVRPIAEIEQSIQGIGNIKKRDRAFQKLEGARFLIAQTEAERRAVLDAMFRQKQRRFEETMVPGFDAHPEKRRFFEEATEQLARHGALHLSALVVGETILATLWSVVRNGHYCAMIITFENGVWSKFSPGKLLILRLLSALKADGYTMFDLGFGDEPWKSGICDRTTPLRDYIRPVTLRGRISLSLARCMERLRETSLYAKLRPLKWRLLRKFG from the coding sequence TTGACCGAAGTTCGCCAGACTGACGGTACACCGCTTCTTTTTCTGCCGCTCTCTATCACACGCATCTGCGGTTCCCGGGTCCTTTCATTTATCGATGAGGGCGTAAGCGATTACAATGCCCCTATCGTCTTTCCGGCCGCAACACAGCTTTCGCATGATGCCGCAATGCGGGTCCTCGCAGCTGTGCTTGCATCGGTTCCCTCTCACGATGTCGTTGCGCTTTGCAAAATGCCGGAACGTGTCGAGGGTCTTATCAATCCTTTATGGTCGGTAACGGACCGCGTTTCCGGTGCATCCACGCACACGATGTCACTGGTGCGTCCGATCGCGGAGATAGAACAATCCATACAGGGTATCGGCAATATCAAAAAACGTGACCGAGCCTTTCAGAAGCTGGAAGGGGCCCGGTTTCTTATAGCGCAGACCGAAGCTGAGCGCCGGGCTGTTCTGGATGCCATGTTCCGCCAGAAACAGCGGCGTTTTGAAGAGACCATGGTTCCCGGTTTCGATGCACATCCTGAAAAACGACGCTTTTTTGAAGAAGCGACAGAGCAACTCGCCCGACATGGCGCCCTGCACCTGTCCGCGCTGGTCGTGGGTGAAACCATATTGGCTACACTGTGGAGCGTCGTCCGCAATGGCCATTATTGCGCAATGATCATAACGTTCGAGAACGGCGTCTGGAGCAAGTTTTCACCCGGAAAACTGCTGATATTGCGCCTGTTATCTGCGCTCAAGGCTGACGGTTACACCATGTTCGATCTGGGCTTTGGCGACGAGCCATGGAAGTCCGGCATATGCGACCGAACGACACCTCTGCGTGATTATATTCGTCCGGTCACTTTACGTGGGCGCATTTCGCTTAGCCTCGCCCGTTGCATGGAAAGACTGAGAGAGACCTCCCTCTACGCCAAGCTGCGCCCGTTGAAATGGAGGCTCTTGCGCAAGTTCGGCTAG
- a CDS encoding glycosyltransferase, giving the protein MSVSIIIKTLNEEKRIAEAVESALKALPGGKVEVIVADSGSTDRTIEIARAYPIRIVQIEPPAQASCGLGPQLGFQYSTQPFICLIDGDMIIEPDFLPAALAYLDSHPDAGGVTGHVVDQVLESLEFQRRSKRHSPEARAGDIDRMNGGGLYRRSAIEQAGYFSDRNLHGHEEFDAGVRLRSHGWKLHRLDRPFVQHFGYTMNAYKLLVRRWKSKYLRGTGEVLRAAMGQPHQKNLFRELPELRLWGAVYLWWLAIVAALFFVPGWLPAIVVAALIAAAPFVAMCVRTRSIELGVYAVVAWIFHAAALPLGFFQPRRKPTDWIESKVIREP; this is encoded by the coding sequence ATGTCTGTTTCGATTATCATCAAAACCTTGAACGAGGAAAAGCGCATCGCCGAGGCTGTTGAAAGCGCCCTGAAAGCCTTGCCCGGCGGAAAAGTCGAAGTGATCGTAGCCGACAGCGGCTCCACCGACCGCACGATCGAGATCGCACGGGCCTATCCGATCAGGATTGTGCAGATCGAACCCCCGGCGCAGGCCAGTTGCGGCCTCGGCCCGCAGCTGGGTTTTCAGTATTCGACCCAGCCTTTTATCTGCCTGATCGATGGCGACATGATAATTGAGCCGGATTTTCTGCCGGCTGCCCTTGCTTATCTCGACAGTCACCCCGATGCTGGTGGCGTGACCGGCCATGTCGTGGATCAGGTTCTGGAAAGTCTGGAATTCCAGCGCCGTTCAAAACGACATTCGCCCGAAGCACGGGCAGGCGATATCGACCGGATGAACGGCGGCGGACTTTACAGGCGCAGCGCCATCGAGCAGGCCGGATATTTCTCGGATCGCAATCTGCATGGTCACGAAGAGTTCGATGCCGGTGTTCGCCTGCGAAGCCATGGGTGGAAACTCCATCGTCTAGACCGCCCGTTCGTGCAGCATTTCGGCTATACGATGAATGCCTACAAACTCCTGGTCCGTCGCTGGAAGAGCAAATACCTGCGTGGCACCGGCGAAGTTTTGCGTGCTGCGATGGGGCAGCCGCATCAAAAAAATCTGTTTCGCGAACTGCCGGAATTGCGCCTCTGGGGCGCGGTCTATCTCTGGTGGCTGGCGATTGTGGCCGCTCTGTTTTTCGTGCCGGGATGGCTTCCCGCAATTGTTGTGGCGGCCCTCATTGCCGCGGCGCCGTTCGTGGCAATGTGTGTCCGAACGCGTAGTATCGAGCTTGGTGTCTACGCGGTGGTTGCATGGATATTCCATGCAGCAGCACTGCCCCTTGGCTTTTTTCAGCCACGCCGTAAACCGACCGACTGGATTGAGAGCAAGGTTATACGGGAGCCCTGA
- a CDS encoding lipopolysaccharide biosynthesis protein, producing the protein MKRHWSTLLSYAASSGSLFAANIAQLFTFALLARYLGSHEFGLFVTVMAITNIATFICGLGGAECLVRRVAQDRTIYPAMLGHNLILIAITGIVLVAAGMIILPLWLYNSPEFTGNLFGLFLLLVTNIVLMRLILLVEQIYIAHTDFVSANLSVVGFAIARTIAAAIACLLFGVSTVVGWAYWQFGAHVLVAVVYALFLRRLGRPQYMIVRDEIRLGVMFASQFIFKAVRQNADLLLLGTLMPPSVVGSYGVTRRIIDSSTLTVEAMNRLVYPHLARASANGIHHALPITMRLLGAAFAIGILTSLAVFIIAPYLPYLFGSEYDTLVSFCRTLCWITVFVALWSIAVDLLGAASQHSYRTAVLNTGNILGAPLLALATWYAPITGTFAAIYAIEISIVLASWGCVIYLVRRSRDAEEKKAVSTVGA; encoded by the coding sequence TTGAAACGCCATTGGTCGACATTACTGTCCTACGCAGCTTCTAGCGGCAGCCTTTTTGCAGCAAACATCGCACAGCTTTTTACATTTGCCCTGTTGGCGCGGTATCTTGGTTCTCACGAGTTTGGCCTGTTCGTAACCGTAATGGCCATAACCAATATCGCTACGTTCATCTGTGGCCTGGGCGGAGCAGAATGCCTCGTGCGTCGCGTCGCGCAGGACCGGACGATCTACCCCGCGATGCTCGGCCACAATCTCATTCTCATCGCGATTACCGGCATTGTCCTCGTCGCCGCCGGAATGATCATATTGCCGCTCTGGCTTTACAACTCTCCCGAATTTACAGGAAACCTGTTCGGGCTTTTCCTGCTGCTCGTCACCAACATCGTGCTTATGCGCCTCATCCTGCTGGTCGAGCAGATTTATATCGCACATACCGACTTCGTATCCGCCAATCTCTCCGTCGTCGGCTTCGCCATTGCCCGAACCATTGCGGCAGCAATCGCCTGCCTTCTATTCGGTGTCTCCACTGTCGTCGGGTGGGCCTATTGGCAGTTTGGAGCCCATGTACTGGTCGCCGTGGTCTACGCACTGTTTCTGCGCAGGCTCGGACGGCCGCAATATATGATCGTGCGCGACGAAATACGGCTAGGCGTGATGTTTGCTTCGCAATTCATCTTCAAGGCTGTGCGCCAGAATGCAGACCTGCTGCTCCTCGGCACATTGATGCCGCCAAGCGTCGTCGGCAGTTACGGCGTCACACGTCGTATCATCGACAGCAGCACCTTGACCGTCGAGGCGATGAACCGTCTGGTCTATCCTCATCTGGCGCGCGCCAGCGCAAACGGCATCCATCATGCCCTGCCGATCACGATGCGCCTGCTTGGGGCCGCGTTTGCAATCGGCATATTGACGTCGCTGGCCGTGTTTATCATCGCGCCCTATCTGCCCTATCTGTTTGGCAGTGAGTATGACACGCTCGTTTCGTTCTGCCGCACGCTTTGCTGGATCACCGTGTTTGTTGCCCTGTGGTCGATAGCGGTCGATCTTCTGGGTGCCGCCAGCCAGCACAGCTATCGCACGGCCGTCCTCAACACAGGCAATATTCTCGGCGCGCCGCTCCTGGCACTGGCAACGTGGTACGCGCCGATCACGGGAACTTTCGCCGCCATTTACGCAATTGAAATCAGTATTGTGCTGGCATCATGGGGATGTGTTATCTACCTCGTTCGTCGGAGTCGTGACGCAGAAGAGAAGAAAGCGGTTTCAACAGTGGGGGCTTAG
- a CDS encoding GumC family protein yields MYTLRDLASKARVTEAAGENPVPVDERLRAARRETHIIREEEKTTETIAPAHNGLMLPEIDLFDALAWMRARWILIAALAIIGGLAGLAYGMTAKPRYTAYTDLLVPPSGLQLLPNDVYAQSLQADSQILDIESKMRILTSGNVLRRVVTDLKLNEDEEFVPPPPAFDLRAMLGLSKPAGPKDDTLAAVRALSQRITVTRPERSYLVTIAVWTDNPEKSVKVADSLANAFQEEVAQADADGAGRAAAALSERLASLQKAATEAEEKVAAFRRAHGLQTAGGELVSTQSMTQINSKLVDAKARVADASTRYEELTRDTGSAVSPASTLQSPTMTNLRGQYASLKQRYDALAMTYGPRYPELINTERQLAGLEQQMAQERARILQSAKVDLDQANAVVALLNAQAASARSAVALDNDAQVQLSDLERDMAAKVSIYNTFLTRSSETSQRQQLDATNIRIISTAIPPIGRSWPPKTLVLGAGGGIAGMGLGVVLALGLGYLGAWRRNREGTI; encoded by the coding sequence ATGTATACGTTGCGTGACCTCGCTTCGAAAGCACGGGTAACGGAGGCCGCTGGTGAAAATCCGGTCCCCGTAGATGAGCGGTTGCGCGCAGCCCGGCGCGAAACGCATATCATCCGCGAAGAAGAGAAGACCACCGAAACAATTGCGCCCGCTCACAACGGGCTGATGTTGCCTGAAATCGACCTGTTTGACGCGCTGGCCTGGATGCGTGCCCGGTGGATTTTGATAGCGGCGCTCGCGATCATCGGTGGCCTGGCGGGCCTTGCTTACGGCATGACGGCAAAGCCCCGATATACAGCCTATACGGATTTGCTGGTGCCCCCATCCGGTCTTCAGTTGCTGCCCAATGACGTCTATGCCCAGAGCCTTCAGGCTGACAGCCAGATTCTCGACATTGAAAGCAAGATGCGCATCCTGACTTCCGGCAACGTGCTCCGGCGGGTCGTAACGGATTTGAAACTGAATGAAGACGAGGAGTTCGTCCCGCCTCCGCCAGCCTTCGATCTGCGGGCCATGCTTGGCCTCAGCAAGCCTGCAGGTCCGAAGGACGATACGCTGGCTGCGGTGCGCGCCCTGTCGCAGCGCATTACCGTTACGCGGCCTGAACGATCCTATCTGGTCACGATTGCCGTCTGGACGGATAATCCGGAAAAATCGGTGAAGGTTGCGGATTCTCTCGCAAACGCCTTTCAGGAAGAAGTCGCCCAGGCGGATGCCGATGGGGCGGGGCGGGCGGCTGCGGCCCTATCCGAACGTCTGGCTTCGCTGCAAAAGGCCGCGACAGAAGCGGAAGAGAAAGTTGCCGCGTTTCGCAGGGCGCACGGCTTGCAGACCGCCGGCGGCGAACTTGTCAGCACCCAGTCCATGACGCAGATCAATTCCAAGCTGGTTGACGCCAAGGCGCGAGTTGCCGACGCAAGCACGCGCTACGAGGAATTGACGAGGGACACCGGCAGCGCTGTCAGTCCTGCAAGTACATTGCAGTCGCCTACGATGACGAACCTGCGCGGACAATATGCATCGCTGAAACAGCGTTACGACGCTCTCGCGATGACCTATGGGCCACGGTATCCCGAATTGATAAATACGGAGCGGCAGCTTGCCGGTCTGGAGCAGCAAATGGCGCAGGAACGGGCGCGCATCCTGCAATCCGCGAAGGTTGATCTGGATCAGGCAAATGCCGTTGTCGCATTGCTCAACGCTCAGGCTGCTTCGGCCCGTTCAGCGGTTGCGCTTGACAATGATGCGCAAGTCCAGCTTTCGGACCTCGAACGTGACATGGCCGCGAAAGTGTCGATCTACAACACCTTTCTGACCCGTTCATCGGAGACGAGCCAGCGCCAGCAACTGGATGCGACCAATATACGGATCATTTCGACGGCCATTCCGCCGATCGGTCGGAGCTGGCCTCCGAAGACGCTGGTGCTCGGTGCGGGAGGCGGTATTGCCGGAATGGGGCTTGGTGTGGTGCTGGCGCTCGGCCTCGGCTATCTTGGAGCGTGGCGCAGAAATCGGGAAGGTACGATCTGA